The proteins below come from a single Myxococcus xanthus genomic window:
- a CDS encoding HvfC/BufC N-terminal domain-containing protein, whose translation MKPSLRDFFDSMGDYLAEPGPESLAALYARHPGWEAPRERVSLYGGFVLGHVRSALDKVFPLTRQALGQDAWDDLVVAFTRTRPARHHELNHLCEGFPAFLADAAASRGLAPFVPALARFEWTDFAVFASLEPSPERVERLMANPTLVVLEHDFHLCAYVRARGAATSPEAGAELALLWRHPEQLKTLYMAATPPALLVLKMAVEGLALADVVAATGMAEADLRATVTRFGRDGLVLLPDDSDGG comes from the coding sequence ATGAAGCCGTCCCTGCGCGACTTCTTCGACAGCATGGGGGACTACCTCGCCGAGCCCGGCCCGGAGTCACTGGCCGCGCTGTACGCGAGGCACCCGGGATGGGAGGCGCCGCGCGAGCGGGTGTCGCTCTACGGCGGATTCGTGCTCGGCCATGTGCGCTCCGCGCTGGACAAGGTCTTTCCGCTGACGCGCCAGGCCCTGGGGCAGGACGCATGGGACGACCTGGTGGTGGCCTTCACGCGGACGCGGCCCGCTCGGCACCATGAGCTCAACCACCTGTGCGAAGGCTTTCCCGCGTTCCTCGCGGACGCGGCGGCCTCGCGGGGGTTGGCGCCCTTCGTGCCCGCCCTGGCCCGCTTCGAGTGGACCGACTTCGCGGTGTTCGCGTCCCTGGAGCCTTCGCCCGAACGCGTGGAGCGGCTGATGGCCAACCCCACCCTGGTGGTGCTGGAGCACGACTTCCACCTCTGCGCGTACGTGCGGGCCCGAGGCGCCGCGACGTCACCGGAGGCAGGCGCGGAGCTGGCGCTGCTGTGGCGCCATCCGGAGCAGTTGAAGACGCTCTACATGGCCGCTACGCCACCGGCGCTGCTGGTGCTGAAGATGGCGGTGGAAGGGCTGGCCCTGGCGGACGTGGTGGCGGCCACGGGCATGGCGGAAGCCGACCTGCGCGCGACGGTGACGCGCTTCGGCCGCGACGGACTGGTGCTCCTCCCGGACGACAGCGACGGGGGATGA
- the bufB gene encoding MNIO family bufferin maturase translates to MVTYAQRHGLKPLGAGIGLRRRFYAELPRTERTLDWVEIIPENFLSLGGRSQRALDACAERWPVLPHGVGLNIGGPDALDDDYVRGLAALVKRVDAPFFSDHLCFSRLDGVYLHDLLPLPFSEAAVEHVVPRVREVMDRVGRPFLLENPSYYARMPGGTLREADFLRRVVEQADCGLLLDVNNVYVNARNHGYDARAFVDALPLERVVQIHLAGHTCYPDVIVDTHGDRVCDDVWSLYRYVLARTGPVATLVEWDQDLPSLDAVLDEADIARASLREVAGP, encoded by the coding sequence GTGGTGACGTACGCACAGCGACATGGGCTGAAGCCGCTGGGCGCGGGCATCGGGCTGCGCAGGCGCTTCTATGCGGAGCTGCCGCGCACCGAACGGACGCTCGACTGGGTGGAGATCATCCCGGAGAACTTCCTGTCGCTGGGTGGGCGCTCGCAGCGCGCGTTGGACGCATGTGCGGAGCGGTGGCCCGTGTTGCCCCACGGCGTGGGGTTGAACATCGGCGGCCCGGACGCGCTGGACGACGACTATGTCCGGGGACTGGCGGCGCTGGTGAAGCGGGTGGACGCGCCCTTCTTCTCCGACCACCTCTGCTTTTCGCGGCTGGACGGCGTGTACCTGCACGACTTGTTGCCGCTGCCGTTCAGCGAGGCCGCTGTCGAGCACGTGGTGCCCCGCGTGCGCGAGGTGATGGACCGGGTGGGCCGTCCCTTCCTGCTGGAGAATCCCAGCTACTACGCGCGGATGCCCGGCGGCACGTTGCGGGAGGCGGACTTCCTCCGCCGCGTCGTGGAGCAGGCGGACTGTGGACTGCTGCTGGACGTGAACAACGTCTACGTCAACGCGCGCAACCATGGCTACGACGCGCGGGCCTTCGTGGATGCCCTGCCGCTGGAGCGCGTGGTGCAGATTCACCTGGCCGGCCACACCTGCTACCCGGACGTCATCGTCGACACGCATGGCGACCGCGTCTGCGATGACGTGTGGTCGCTCTACCGCTACGTGCTGGCGCGCACCGGCCCGGTGGCGACGCTCGTCGAGTGGGACCAGGACCTCCCTTCCCTGGACGCGGTGCTGGACGAGGCGGACATTGCGCGAGCATCGCTGCGGGAGGTCGCCGGCCCATGA
- a CDS encoding carboxypeptidase-like regulatory domain-containing protein → MRSTFHIALATLVACCAAGCGNLENDPFRVGTVHGQLTESDPAVAMVSLVGQPGVSSHVDADGRFTLEDVPTGMAELFIIATTEKAARVQVRVLGGQSVQVQPVAPTPASFLDLHVKTTNGFRLSAAEASVEGTPFQRLLLDAKGRLRVGPLPDGCYTVTVTALGFPATQVQDCAGPGEKKELKVDLVLDESLLGQGCQEIGCEEGLVCAPNKKCLECFGNSHCGEGLTCKGNRCEGPGPQCAPCTGDWQCAAGTHCEVLPEGSAACATRCGGDDDAPPSVQARPNDVGSAQCAPGFTCQSGRCLPDAANFAGCHALRRMDAPCTDDASCHELGLLEGRCVSGACTAPCATDLDCPGSRRCVDSSAGPICQAGT, encoded by the coding sequence ATGCGCTCGACGTTTCACATCGCGCTAGCCACCCTCGTGGCCTGCTGCGCCGCGGGCTGCGGCAACCTGGAGAACGACCCCTTCCGGGTGGGCACCGTGCATGGGCAGCTCACGGAGAGCGACCCCGCGGTGGCCATGGTGTCGCTGGTGGGCCAGCCCGGCGTGAGCAGCCATGTCGACGCGGACGGGCGCTTCACCCTGGAAGACGTCCCCACGGGGATGGCGGAGCTCTTCATCATCGCCACGACCGAAAAGGCCGCCCGCGTCCAGGTGCGGGTATTGGGAGGCCAGTCCGTCCAGGTGCAACCAGTGGCGCCCACGCCCGCGAGCTTCCTCGACTTGCACGTGAAGACGACCAACGGCTTCCGGCTGTCCGCGGCGGAGGCGTCCGTGGAGGGCACGCCCTTCCAGCGGCTGCTGCTGGACGCGAAGGGGCGGCTGCGCGTGGGGCCCCTTCCGGACGGCTGCTACACGGTGACGGTGACGGCCCTGGGATTTCCAGCCACCCAGGTCCAGGACTGCGCGGGCCCGGGCGAGAAGAAGGAGCTCAAGGTCGACCTGGTGCTGGACGAGTCGCTCCTCGGACAGGGCTGCCAAGAGATTGGCTGCGAGGAAGGCCTGGTGTGCGCGCCGAACAAGAAGTGCCTGGAGTGCTTCGGCAACTCGCACTGCGGCGAGGGATTGACCTGCAAGGGCAACCGCTGCGAGGGCCCCGGTCCCCAGTGCGCGCCCTGCACGGGCGACTGGCAATGCGCCGCTGGAACGCACTGCGAGGTGCTGCCCGAAGGAAGCGCCGCGTGCGCCACCCGGTGTGGCGGCGACGATGACGCCCCCCCCTCCGTCCAGGCACGGCCGAACGACGTTGGGTCGGCACAGTGCGCGCCGGGCTTCACCTGCCAGTCCGGGCGGTGCCTGCCGGATGCCGCGAACTTCGCGGGCTGCCATGCCCTGCGGCGGATGGACGCGCCCTGCACCGACGACGCGAGCTGCCACGAGTTGGGACTGCTCGAAGGGCGCTGTGTCAGCGGGGCCTGCACGGCGCCCTGCGCAACGGACCTCGACTGCCCGGGCAGCCGGCGGTGCGTGGATTCATCGGCGGGCCCCATCTGCCAGGCCGGGACGTGA